Proteins encoded in a region of the Mesoflavibacter profundi genome:
- a CDS encoding tetratricopeptide repeat protein produces MKKQLIIALALFVSVFSFAQKKEIKALEKAVKSSNFAEAKTIASQLNSQLSAMDDKLKTKFYLASAQAFYANGTASGNDLDKAIENVVNAGAEGAEFKRTMENDLLTKANNFYTNKKFNKAAQIFKSMYKVNPEAQDYLYYAAVSYIGANDFDNALDVYLELDKLGYTGEQTVYVATNKETGNVDSFNSKSERDLYVKGGTHTNPADETSESKAAEITKNIALIYVNKGENDKALAAIEKAKQANPEDVNLLINEANIYFKMGDEAKFQSLLQAAAQKDPNNPELHYNIGVIYMNNKEIEKARASFDKVLSINPANADAALNLSTTYLEEGNALIEQMNSLGTSRADDLKYEELKNKKSSLFEKSAQTLLDFKNKNTNAPNSILEQLRNIYQALGETEKAKAISAELEGR; encoded by the coding sequence ATGAAAAAACAATTGATTATAGCTTTAGCTTTATTTGTATCTGTATTTTCTTTTGCGCAAAAAAAAGAAATTAAAGCATTAGAAAAAGCAGTAAAAAGCAGCAATTTTGCTGAGGCAAAAACTATTGCATCACAATTAAACTCCCAATTGTCTGCAATGGATGATAAGCTAAAAACTAAATTCTATTTAGCTTCTGCTCAAGCATTTTATGCTAATGGTACAGCAAGCGGAAACGATTTGGATAAAGCAATAGAAAATGTAGTAAATGCAGGAGCAGAAGGAGCAGAGTTTAAAAGAACAATGGAAAATGATCTTTTAACAAAAGCAAATAACTTTTATACAAACAAAAAATTTAACAAAGCTGCACAAATTTTTAAAAGTATGTATAAAGTAAATCCAGAAGCTCAAGATTATTTATACTATGCAGCAGTAAGTTACATAGGTGCTAATGATTTTGATAATGCATTAGATGTATATTTAGAATTAGATAAATTAGGATATACAGGAGAACAAACTGTTTATGTTGCAACAAACAAAGAAACAGGAAATGTAGATTCTTTCAACAGTAAATCTGAAAGAGATTTATATGTAAAAGGAGGAACACATACTAATCCTGCTGACGAAACTTCTGAGTCTAAAGCTGCAGAAATCACTAAAAATATTGCATTAATTTATGTGAATAAAGGTGAAAATGATAAAGCATTAGCAGCAATAGAAAAAGCTAAGCAAGCAAACCCAGAAGATGTTAACTTATTAATTAATGAGGCTAATATTTATTTTAAAATGGGTGACGAAGCTAAGTTTCAGTCATTATTACAAGCAGCAGCTCAAAAAGATCCAAACAATCCAGAATTACATTATAATATTGGTGTAATTTATATGAATAACAAAGAAATTGAAAAAGCAAGAGCTTCTTTTGATAAAGTGTTAAGTATAAATCCAGCCAATGCAGATGCAGCATTAAACTTATCTACGACATATTTAGAAGAAGGAAATGCTTTAATCGAGCAAATGAATTCTTTAGGAACAAGTAGAGCAGATGATTTAAAATATGAAGAACTTAAGAATAAAAAATCTTCGTTATTTGAAAAATCAGCACAAACTTTATTAGATTTCAAAAATAAAAACACGAACGCTCCAAACTCAATATTAGAGCAGTTACGTAATATTTATCAAGCTTTAGGAGAAACTGAAAAAGCTAAAGCAATTTCAGCTGAATTAGAAGGTAGATAA
- a CDS encoding C40 family peptidase, giving the protein MQYGICNLSIVPLRLESDDTSEMVSQVLYGDTFKILEQRKKWSRIRLAFDKYEGWIDNKQYFEIDEVLYKSLNDNPLKVSTDLVECIQDENEQLNTIVLGSTLNGLDALKHTYEGPFCNIIQPKSNIITTAFKYLNAPYLWGGKTPFGIDCSGFTQMVYKLNGYKLLRDASQQATQGEALSFIEESEPGDLAFFDNNEGNIIHVGIIMQDNYIIHAHGKVRIDRLDHSGIYNADKRMHTHKLRVIKKII; this is encoded by the coding sequence ATGCAATACGGAATTTGTAATTTAAGCATTGTTCCTCTTAGATTAGAATCTGACGATACTTCCGAAATGGTGTCTCAAGTTTTATACGGAGACACCTTTAAAATCTTAGAGCAACGTAAAAAATGGAGTAGAATTAGACTAGCTTTTGATAAATATGAAGGCTGGATTGATAATAAACAATATTTTGAAATAGACGAAGTTTTATACAAAAGCTTAAATGATAATCCGCTTAAAGTAAGTACAGATTTAGTAGAATGTATTCAAGATGAAAACGAACAACTAAACACTATTGTTTTAGGGTCTACCTTAAATGGATTGGATGCGCTTAAACACACTTATGAAGGTCCTTTTTGCAATATAATACAACCTAAATCAAATATTATTACAACTGCATTTAAATACTTAAACGCACCTTACCTTTGGGGCGGAAAAACACCTTTTGGAATAGATTGTAGTGGATTTACTCAAATGGTTTATAAATTGAACGGTTATAAATTATTAAGAGACGCCTCTCAGCAAGCGACACAAGGTGAAGCTTTAAGTTTTATTGAAGAAAGTGAGCCTGGCGATTTAGCTTTTTTTGATAATAATGAAGGTAATATTATACACGTTGGTATTATCATGCAAGACAATTATATAATTCACGCTCATGGAAAAGTTAGAATTGACCGATTAGATCATTCTGGTATTTACAACGCAGATAAACGTATGCATACACACAAATTAAGAGTCATTAAAAAGATTATATAA
- a CDS encoding acetyl-CoA C-acyltransferase translates to MSKEVVIVSAARTPIGSFLGALSTVSAPKLGAIAIKGALERINLKPELVQEVLMGNVVQAGVGQAPARQAAIYAGIPNTVPCTTVNKVCSSGMKTVMQAAQSIALGDADIIVAGGMENMSLIPHYFHARSATKFGPATLIDGMQKDGLVDAYGQNAMGVCADACADKYGFTREDQDAYAIQSYKRSADAWENGKFDNEVVPVEVPQRRGEPIIVSKDEEYTNVKLEKIPALRPAFTKEGTVTAANASTINDGAGAMVLMSADKAKELGLKPLATIKGYADAAHEPEWFTTAPAKALPKALDKAGVKIEDVDYFEFNEAFSVVGLANMKILGLNDSNVNVNGGAVSLGHPLGCSGVRILITLLNVLEQNDAKIGAAAICNGGGGASALVLERH, encoded by the coding sequence ATGAGTAAAGAAGTTGTAATTGTCTCTGCAGCAAGAACACCAATTGGTAGTTTTTTAGGAGCTTTAAGTACAGTATCTGCACCTAAACTTGGTGCTATAGCTATTAAAGGAGCTTTAGAAAGAATTAATTTAAAACCAGAATTAGTACAAGAAGTATTAATGGGTAATGTGGTACAAGCAGGAGTTGGTCAAGCACCAGCAAGACAAGCAGCTATTTATGCAGGTATACCTAACACAGTACCTTGTACAACAGTAAATAAAGTATGTTCTTCTGGTATGAAAACCGTAATGCAAGCTGCCCAAAGTATAGCTTTAGGAGATGCAGACATTATTGTTGCTGGAGGAATGGAAAATATGAGCTTAATTCCGCATTATTTTCATGCAAGATCTGCAACTAAATTTGGTCCTGCAACATTAATTGACGGTATGCAAAAGGATGGATTAGTAGATGCTTACGGCCAAAACGCAATGGGAGTATGTGCAGATGCTTGTGCAGATAAATACGGATTTACAAGAGAAGATCAAGATGCTTATGCCATACAATCTTACAAACGATCTGCAGATGCTTGGGAAAACGGAAAATTTGATAATGAAGTAGTTCCTGTAGAAGTACCACAACGTCGAGGAGAACCAATAATTGTTTCTAAAGATGAAGAGTATACTAATGTTAAATTAGAAAAAATTCCTGCTTTAAGACCTGCTTTTACAAAAGAAGGTACAGTGACTGCTGCAAATGCATCAACAATAAATGATGGTGCTGGAGCAATGGTTTTAATGAGTGCTGATAAAGCAAAAGAATTAGGTCTAAAACCTTTGGCTACAATTAAAGGCTATGCAGATGCTGCACACGAACCAGAATGGTTTACTACTGCTCCTGCAAAAGCATTACCAAAAGCTTTAGATAAAGCTGGTGTTAAAATTGAAGATGTTGATTACTTTGAATTTAATGAAGCATTCTCAGTTGTAGGTCTAGCTAATATGAAAATTTTAGGCTTAAACGATTCTAATGTTAATGTAAATGGAGGCGCTGTATCTTTAGGTCACCCATTAGGATGTTCTGGAGTAAGAATATTAATTACGTTGTTAAATGTTTTAGAACAAAACGATGCAAAAATAGGAGCTGCAGCTATCTGTAATGGTGGCGGAGGAGCTTCTGCTTTAGTATTAGAACGTCACTAA
- a CDS encoding HD family phosphohydrolase — protein MEYSINTFYKNHSHIYKILLFIATTFLIVFMFPKSGRFKYNFEKGKPWQTENLYAPFDFAIQKKPADLAKEKELLKQQSSAYFNRDKTVKNDVIKNFNSVFDKTFNDTLQFKTELKNQALSIISKFYEYGIINENLKFSNNKKIVILEDNQEVEATEFKNLYNQTEVKSTIENTLTNVFSNSSKNALIAVFFNVIKPNLTYDKTLTENVLNESLQTVSINRGVVEKETLIISKGEIVNDNKFQILNSLSKEYESKDWTKSNYYWIVFAYTLLVALALLMLLLFIRKYRLDVYNNNTKVTFIFFNVLVVVLLTTLIINYKSEYVYIVPIAILPLVLKAFFDARLGLFTHVITVLLLGSIVPNSYEYMFLQIIAGIVTILTVSELYKRANLFISVGQITLIYIIAYFAFFVIHEASIENIHKQTFVLFILCGLATLFVQPLIYIYEKLFGLVSDVSLLELSDTNSRLLKELSNKAPGTFHHSLNVANLAEASANEINANAMLVRVGALYHDIGKMKNPTFFTENQSSGINSHDELSPKESAQIIINHVINGIEIAKKNNLPDRVIDFIRTHHGTSQVYYFYMKEKANNEDVNIEDFTYPGPKPFSKETAILMMCDSVEAASKSLKEPTSSKIDNFVENIINKQKDEGQFLNADITFKEIEAIKKVLKRKLANIYHLRIEYPE, from the coding sequence ATGGAATACAGCATTAATACATTTTATAAAAATCATTCTCACATATATAAAATTTTACTTTTTATAGCTACAACTTTTTTAATTGTATTTATGTTTCCTAAAAGCGGAAGGTTTAAATATAATTTTGAAAAGGGCAAACCTTGGCAAACAGAAAATTTATATGCACCTTTTGATTTTGCTATTCAAAAAAAGCCTGCTGATTTAGCAAAAGAGAAAGAATTACTTAAACAACAATCTTCAGCTTATTTTAATAGAGATAAAACTGTAAAAAATGATGTTATCAAAAACTTTAATTCAGTTTTTGATAAAACATTTAACGACACATTACAATTTAAAACCGAATTAAAAAATCAAGCATTAAGTATTATTTCTAAATTCTACGAATACGGAATTATAAACGAAAATTTAAAATTTTCTAATAATAAAAAAATTGTAATTCTAGAAGACAATCAAGAAGTTGAAGCAACAGAGTTTAAAAATTTATATAATCAAACCGAAGTTAAATCTACAATAGAAAATACGTTAACAAATGTGTTTTCTAATTCAAGTAAAAATGCATTAATAGCTGTGTTCTTTAATGTAATTAAACCTAATTTAACCTACGATAAAACATTAACAGAAAATGTTTTAAATGAATCTTTACAAACTGTATCTATAAATAGAGGTGTTGTAGAAAAAGAAACCTTAATCATTTCTAAAGGTGAAATTGTTAACGATAATAAATTTCAGATATTAAATTCTTTATCAAAAGAATATGAATCCAAAGATTGGACAAAATCCAATTACTATTGGATAGTCTTTGCTTATACATTATTAGTGGCATTAGCACTTTTAATGCTATTGCTTTTTATTAGAAAATATAGATTAGATGTTTACAATAATAATACTAAAGTGACATTTATTTTCTTCAATGTTTTAGTTGTAGTTTTATTAACAACACTAATTATTAATTACAAATCTGAATATGTTTATATAGTCCCAATAGCTATTTTGCCACTTGTGTTAAAAGCCTTTTTTGATGCGAGATTAGGACTGTTTACTCATGTAATCACAGTTTTATTATTAGGATCTATTGTGCCTAATAGTTATGAGTATATGTTTTTACAAATTATAGCTGGAATAGTTACAATTTTAACCGTATCCGAGCTGTATAAGCGAGCAAATTTATTTATCTCGGTTGGACAAATTACATTAATTTATATTATAGCCTACTTTGCATTTTTTGTTATTCATGAAGCAAGTATAGAAAACATTCACAAGCAAACCTTTGTATTGTTTATCTTATGTGGTTTAGCAACTCTATTTGTTCAACCATTAATTTACATATATGAAAAACTTTTTGGTTTAGTGTCAGATGTTTCTTTATTAGAATTATCAGATACAAACTCTAGATTGTTAAAAGAATTGTCAAATAAAGCACCAGGAACGTTTCATCATTCTTTAAATGTAGCCAATTTAGCTGAAGCTTCTGCTAACGAAATAAATGCTAATGCTATGCTTGTAAGAGTAGGAGCATTGTATCACGATATTGGCAAAATGAAAAATCCTACTTTTTTTACTGAAAATCAATCGTCAGGAATAAATAGTCATGATGAATTATCGCCTAAAGAAAGTGCTCAAATTATAATAAATCACGTTATTAACGGAATTGAAATTGCTAAGAAAAATAATTTACCAGACAGAGTAATTGACTTCATTAGAACTCATCACGGTACAAGTCAAGTTTATTATTTCTATATGAAAGAAAAGGCTAACAACGAAGATGTAAACATAGAGGATTTTACATATCCTGGTCCAAAGCCATTTAGTAAAGAAACTGCAATATTAATGATGTGTGATAGTGTAGAAGCTGCCTCAAAAAGTTTAAAAGAACCAACATCATCAAAGATTGATAATTTTGTTGAAAATATCATAAATAAACAAAAAGACGAAGGACAATTTTTAAATGCGGATATTACCTTTAAAGAAATCGAAGCAATAAAAAAGGTGTTAAAACGCAAGCTAGCAAACATTTACCATCTAAGAATAGAATATCCAGAATAA